Proteins from a single region of Nomascus leucogenys isolate Asia chromosome 2, Asia_NLE_v1, whole genome shotgun sequence:
- the ATXN2L gene encoding ataxin-2-like protein isoform X7, which translates to MLKPQPPQQPSQPQQPPPTQQAVARRPPGGTSPPNGGLPGPLATSAAPPGPPATASPCLGPVAAAGSGLRRGAEGILAPQPPPPQQHQERPGAAAIGSARGQSTGKGPPQSPVFEGVYNNSRMLHFLTAVVGSTCDVKVKNGTTYEGIFKTLSSKFELAVDAVHRKASEPAGGPRREDIVDTMVFKPSDVMLVHFRNVDFNYATKDKFTDSAIAMNSKVNGEHKEKVLQRWEGGDSNSDDYDLESDMSNGWDPNEMFKFNEENYGVKTTYDSSLSSYTVPLEKDNSEEFRQRELRAAQLAREIESSPQYRLRIAMENDDGRTEEEKHSAVQRQGSGRESPSLASREGKYIPLPQRVREGPRGGVRCSSSRGGRPGLSSLPPRGPHHLDNSSPGPGSEARGINGGPSRMSPKAQRPLRGAKTLSSPSNRPSGETSVPPPPAAPPFLPVGRMYPPRSPKSAAPAPISASCPEPPIGSAVPTSSASIPVTSSVSDPGVGSISPASPKISLAPTDVKELSTKEPGRTLEPQELARIAGKVPGLQNEQKRFQLEELRKFGAQFKLQPSSSPENSLDPFPPRILKEEPKGKEKEVDGLLTSEPMGSPVSSKTESVSDKEDKSPLAPAGGTEGPEQPQPPCPSQTGSPPVGLIKGEDKDEGPVAEQVKKSTLNPNAKEFNPTKPLLSVNKSTSTPTSPGPRTHSTPSIPVLTAGQSGLYSPQYISYIPQIHMGPAVQAPQMYPYPVSNSVPGQQGKYRGAKGSLPPQRSDQHQPASAPPMMQAAAAAGPPLVAATPYSSYIPYNPQQFPGQPAMMQPMAHYPSQPVFAPMLQSNPRMLTSGSHPQAIVSSSTPQYPSAEQPTPQALYATVHQSYPHHATQLHAHQPQPATTPTGSQPQSQHAAPSPVQHQAGQAPHLGSGQPQQNLYHPGALTGTPPSLPPGPSAQSPQSSFPQPAAVYAIHHQQLPHGFTNMAHVTQAHVQTGITAAPPPHPGAPHPPQVMLLHPPQSHGGPPQGAVPQSGVPALSASTPSPYPYIGHPQGEQPGQAPGFPGGADDRIPPLPPPGELKIVLAAT; encoded by the exons ATGTTGAAGCCTCAGCCGCCACAACAgccctcccagccccagcagccGCCCCCCACGCAACAGGCCGTGGCCCGCCGGCCCCCCGGGGGCACCAGCCCTCCCAACGGCGGCCTCCCGGGGCCTCTGGCCACCTCTGCGGCTCCTCCCGGGCCTCCAGCAACCGCCTCCCCCTGCCTGGGGCCTGTGGCTGCTGCCGGGAGCGGGCTCCGCCGGGGAGCCGAAGGCATCTTGgcgccgcagccgccgccgccgcagcagCACCAGGAGAGGCCGGGGGCCGCCGCCATCGGCAGCGCCAG ggGACAGAGCACAGGAAAGGGACCCCCACAGTCACCT GTGTTTGAAGGCGTCTACAACAATTCCAGAATGCTACATTTCCTTACAGCTGTTGTG GGCTCCACTTGTGATGTAAAGGTGAAAAATGGTACCACTTATGAGGGTATCTTCAAGACGCTAAGCTCAAAG TTTGAACTAGCCGTGGATGCTGTGCACCGGAAAGCATCTGAGCCAGCAGGTGGCCCTCGTCGGGAGGACATTGTGGACACCATGGTGTTTAAGCCAAGTGATGTCATGCTTGTTCACTTCCGAAATGTTGACTTCAACTACGCTACTAAAG ACAAGTTCACCGATTCAGCCATTGCCATGAACTCGAAAGTGAATGGGGAACACAAAGAGAAGGTGCTTCAGCGCTGGGAGGGGGGTGACAGCAACAGCGACGACTATGACCTCGAGTCCGACATG tccAATGGATGGGACCCCAATGAAATGTTCAAGTTCAATGAGGAGAACTACGGTGTGAAGACTACCTATGATAGCAGTCTTTCTTCTTATAC GGTGCCCTTAGAAAAGGACAACTCAGAAGAGTTTCGTCAGCGAGAGCTGCGTGCGGCCCAGTTGGCTCGAGAGATTGAATCAAGCCCCCAGTACCGCCTACGGATCGCCATGGAGAACGACGATGGGCGCACTGAAGAGGAGAAGCACAGTGCAGTCCAGCGGCAGGGCTCAGGGCGGGAGAGCCCCAGCTTGGCATCCAG GGAGGGGAAGTATATCCCTCTGCCTCAACGAGTCCGGGAAGGTCCTCGGGGAGGAGTTCGATGCAGCAGCTCTCGGGGTGGTCGGCCTGGCCTTAGCTCTTTACCACCTCGTGGCCCTCACCATCTGGACAACAGCAGCCCTGGCCCAGGTTCTGAGGCCCGTGGTATCAATGGAG gCCCTTCCCGCATGTCCCCAAAGGCACAGCGGCCTCTGAGAGGTGCCAAGACTCTGTCTTCGCCCAGTAATAGGCCTTCTGGAGAAACTTCTGTTCCACCTCCTCCTGCAG CTCCCCCTTTTCTTCCAGTGGGCCGGATGTATCCCCCGCGTTCTCCCAAGTCTGCTGCCCCTGCCCCAATCTCAGCTTCCTGTCCTGAGCCTCCCATCGGCTCGGCAGTGCCAACCTCTTCAGCCTCCATCCCTGTGACCTCATCAGTCTCAGATCCTGGAGTGGGCTCCATTTCCCCAGCTTCTCCAAAGATCTCCCTGGCCCCCACAGATG TAAAAGAACTCTCTACCAAGGAACCTGGGAGAACTCTGGAGCCCCAGGAGCTGGCTCGGATAGCTGGGAAAG TCCCTGGTCTTCAGAATGAACAGAAACGATTCCAACTGGAAGAACTGAGAAAGTTTGGGGCCCAGTTTAAG CTTCAGCCCAGTAGCTCCCCTGAGAACAGCCTGGATCCTTTTCCTCCCCGGATCTTAAAGGAGGAGcccaaaggaaaggagaaggaggttgATGGTCTATTGACTTCAGAGCCCATGGGGTCTCCTGTCTCCTCCAAGACAGAGTCCGTATCAGATAAGGAGGACAAATCACCCCTGGCACCAGCAGGAGGCACTGAGGGGCCAGAGCAGCCCCAACCACCTTGCCCAAGCCAAACTGGCAGCCCCCCGGTGGGCCTCATCAAGGGAGAAGACAAAGATGAGGGCCCTGTTGCTGA ACAAGTAAAGAAATCAACGTTGAACCCTAATGCTAAGGAGTTCAATCCTACAAAGCCTCTGCTGTCTGTG AATAAATCCACCAGTACCCCAACTTCTCCGGGGCCCCGGACTCATTCAACTCCCTCCATCCCGGTGCTGACAGCAGGCCAGAGTGGGCTATATAGCCCCCAGTACATCTCCTACATACCTCAGATCCACATGGGACCAGCTGTGCAG GCACCTCAGATGTATCCATATCCTGTATCCAATTCAGTGCCTGGGCAGCAGGGCAAGTACCGGGGAGCAAAAG gcTCCCTGCCCCCGCAGCGCTCGGACCAACACCAGCCAGCCTCAGCCCCGCCAATGATGCAGGCCGCTGCGGCTGCTGGCCCACCTCTGGTGGCTGCCACGCCCTATTCTTCCTACATCCCCTACAACCCTCAGCAGTTCCCAGGCCAGCCGGCCATGATGCAGCCCATGGCCCACTACCCCTCACAG CCGGTGTTTGCCCCCATGCTTCAGAGCAACCCACGCATGCTGACGTCGGGCAGCCATCCCCAGGCCATCGTGTCATCCTCTACCCCTCAGTACCCTTCTGCGGAGCAGCCCACCCCCCAAGCCCTTTATG CCACTGTTCACCAGTCCTACCCACACCATGCCACGCAGCTCCATGCCCACCAGCCGCAGCCGGCTACCACGCCTACTGGAAGCCAGCCGCAGTCCCAGCATGCGGCCCCCAGTCCTGTCCAG CATCAGGCGGGGCAGGCCCCACACTTGGGCAGTGGACAGCCACAGCAGAATCTGTACCACCCAGGGGCCCTGACAGGCACGCCGCCCTCTCTGCCACCGGGACCTTCTGCCCAGTCCCCTCAGAGCAGCTTCCCCCAGCCAGCCGCTGTGTATGCCATCCACCACCAGCAGCTGCCCCACGGCTtcaccaacatggcccatgttACCCAG GCCCATGTCCAAACTGGAATCACAGCAGCCCCGCCCCCTCACCCTGGGGCTCCCCACCCgccccaggtgatgctgctgcaCCCACCCCAGAGTCATGGGGGGCCCCCCCAAGGCGCGGTGCCCCAGAGTGGGGTGCCTGCACTCTCAGCTTCCACACCCTCACCCTACCCCTACATCGGACACCCCCAAGGTGAGCAGCCTGGCCAGGCGCCTGGATTTCCAGGAGGAGCCGATGACAGGATTC CTCCCCTTCCACCCCCCGGGGAACTGAAGATTGTCCTGGCCGCGACCTGA
- the ATXN2L gene encoding ataxin-2-like protein isoform X1 has translation MLKPQPPQQPSQPQQPPPTQQAVARRPPGGTSPPNGGLPGPLATSAAPPGPPATASPCLGPVAAAGSGLRRGAEGILAPQPPPPQQHQERPGAAAIGSARGQSTGKGPPQSPVFEGVYNNSRMLHFLTAVVGSTCDVKVKNGTTYEGIFKTLSSKFELAVDAVHRKASEPAGGPRREDIVDTMVFKPSDVMLVHFRNVDFNYATKDKFTDSAIAMNSKVNGEHKEKVLQRWEGGDSNSDDYDLESDMSNGWDPNEMFKFNEENYGVKTTYDSSLSSYTVPLEKDNSEEFRQRELRAAQLAREIESSPQYRLRIAMENDDGRTEEEKHSAVQRQGSGRESPSLASREGKYIPLPQRVREGPRGGVRCSSSRGGRPGLSSLPPRGPHHLDNSSPGPGSEARGINGGPSRMSPKAQRPLRGAKTLSSPSNRPSGETSVPPPPAAPPFLPVGRMYPPRSPKSAAPAPISASCPEPPIGSAVPTSSASIPVTSSVSDPGVGSISPASPKISLAPTDVKELSTKEPGRTLEPQELARIAGKVPGLQNEQKRFQLEELRKFGAQFKLQPSSSPENSLDPFPPRILKEEPKGKEKEVDGLLTSEPMGSPVSSKTESVSDKEDKSPLAPAGGTEGPEQPQPPCPSQTGSPPVGLIKGEDKDEGPVAEQVKKSTLNPNAKEFNPTKPLLSVNKSTSTPTSPGPRTHSTPSIPVLTAGQSGLYSPQYISYIPQIHMGPAVQAPQMYPYPVSNSVPGQQGKYRGAKGSLPPQRSDQHQPASAPPMMQAAAAAGPPLVAATPYSSYIPYNPQQFPGQPAMMQPMAHYPSQPVFAPMLQSNPRMLTSGSHPQAIVSSSTPQYPSAEQPTPQALYATVHQSYPHHATQLHAHQPQPATTPTGSQPQSQHAAPSPVQHQAGQAPHLGSGQPQQNLYHPGALTGTPPSLPPGPSAQSPQSSFPQPAAVYAIHHQQLPHGFTNMAHVTQAHVQTGITAAPPPHPGAPHPPQVMLLHPPQSHGGPPQGAVPQSGVPALSASTPSPYPYIGHPQGEQPGQAPGFPGGADDRILCRVGRSHSRRRQGLAPGSVLCFPPSSLSCDPAAPLPTASPALSDPDCLLT, from the exons ATGTTGAAGCCTCAGCCGCCACAACAgccctcccagccccagcagccGCCCCCCACGCAACAGGCCGTGGCCCGCCGGCCCCCCGGGGGCACCAGCCCTCCCAACGGCGGCCTCCCGGGGCCTCTGGCCACCTCTGCGGCTCCTCCCGGGCCTCCAGCAACCGCCTCCCCCTGCCTGGGGCCTGTGGCTGCTGCCGGGAGCGGGCTCCGCCGGGGAGCCGAAGGCATCTTGgcgccgcagccgccgccgccgcagcagCACCAGGAGAGGCCGGGGGCCGCCGCCATCGGCAGCGCCAG ggGACAGAGCACAGGAAAGGGACCCCCACAGTCACCT GTGTTTGAAGGCGTCTACAACAATTCCAGAATGCTACATTTCCTTACAGCTGTTGTG GGCTCCACTTGTGATGTAAAGGTGAAAAATGGTACCACTTATGAGGGTATCTTCAAGACGCTAAGCTCAAAG TTTGAACTAGCCGTGGATGCTGTGCACCGGAAAGCATCTGAGCCAGCAGGTGGCCCTCGTCGGGAGGACATTGTGGACACCATGGTGTTTAAGCCAAGTGATGTCATGCTTGTTCACTTCCGAAATGTTGACTTCAACTACGCTACTAAAG ACAAGTTCACCGATTCAGCCATTGCCATGAACTCGAAAGTGAATGGGGAACACAAAGAGAAGGTGCTTCAGCGCTGGGAGGGGGGTGACAGCAACAGCGACGACTATGACCTCGAGTCCGACATG tccAATGGATGGGACCCCAATGAAATGTTCAAGTTCAATGAGGAGAACTACGGTGTGAAGACTACCTATGATAGCAGTCTTTCTTCTTATAC GGTGCCCTTAGAAAAGGACAACTCAGAAGAGTTTCGTCAGCGAGAGCTGCGTGCGGCCCAGTTGGCTCGAGAGATTGAATCAAGCCCCCAGTACCGCCTACGGATCGCCATGGAGAACGACGATGGGCGCACTGAAGAGGAGAAGCACAGTGCAGTCCAGCGGCAGGGCTCAGGGCGGGAGAGCCCCAGCTTGGCATCCAG GGAGGGGAAGTATATCCCTCTGCCTCAACGAGTCCGGGAAGGTCCTCGGGGAGGAGTTCGATGCAGCAGCTCTCGGGGTGGTCGGCCTGGCCTTAGCTCTTTACCACCTCGTGGCCCTCACCATCTGGACAACAGCAGCCCTGGCCCAGGTTCTGAGGCCCGTGGTATCAATGGAG gCCCTTCCCGCATGTCCCCAAAGGCACAGCGGCCTCTGAGAGGTGCCAAGACTCTGTCTTCGCCCAGTAATAGGCCTTCTGGAGAAACTTCTGTTCCACCTCCTCCTGCAG CTCCCCCTTTTCTTCCAGTGGGCCGGATGTATCCCCCGCGTTCTCCCAAGTCTGCTGCCCCTGCCCCAATCTCAGCTTCCTGTCCTGAGCCTCCCATCGGCTCGGCAGTGCCAACCTCTTCAGCCTCCATCCCTGTGACCTCATCAGTCTCAGATCCTGGAGTGGGCTCCATTTCCCCAGCTTCTCCAAAGATCTCCCTGGCCCCCACAGATG TAAAAGAACTCTCTACCAAGGAACCTGGGAGAACTCTGGAGCCCCAGGAGCTGGCTCGGATAGCTGGGAAAG TCCCTGGTCTTCAGAATGAACAGAAACGATTCCAACTGGAAGAACTGAGAAAGTTTGGGGCCCAGTTTAAG CTTCAGCCCAGTAGCTCCCCTGAGAACAGCCTGGATCCTTTTCCTCCCCGGATCTTAAAGGAGGAGcccaaaggaaaggagaaggaggttgATGGTCTATTGACTTCAGAGCCCATGGGGTCTCCTGTCTCCTCCAAGACAGAGTCCGTATCAGATAAGGAGGACAAATCACCCCTGGCACCAGCAGGAGGCACTGAGGGGCCAGAGCAGCCCCAACCACCTTGCCCAAGCCAAACTGGCAGCCCCCCGGTGGGCCTCATCAAGGGAGAAGACAAAGATGAGGGCCCTGTTGCTGA ACAAGTAAAGAAATCAACGTTGAACCCTAATGCTAAGGAGTTCAATCCTACAAAGCCTCTGCTGTCTGTG AATAAATCCACCAGTACCCCAACTTCTCCGGGGCCCCGGACTCATTCAACTCCCTCCATCCCGGTGCTGACAGCAGGCCAGAGTGGGCTATATAGCCCCCAGTACATCTCCTACATACCTCAGATCCACATGGGACCAGCTGTGCAG GCACCTCAGATGTATCCATATCCTGTATCCAATTCAGTGCCTGGGCAGCAGGGCAAGTACCGGGGAGCAAAAG gcTCCCTGCCCCCGCAGCGCTCGGACCAACACCAGCCAGCCTCAGCCCCGCCAATGATGCAGGCCGCTGCGGCTGCTGGCCCACCTCTGGTGGCTGCCACGCCCTATTCTTCCTACATCCCCTACAACCCTCAGCAGTTCCCAGGCCAGCCGGCCATGATGCAGCCCATGGCCCACTACCCCTCACAG CCGGTGTTTGCCCCCATGCTTCAGAGCAACCCACGCATGCTGACGTCGGGCAGCCATCCCCAGGCCATCGTGTCATCCTCTACCCCTCAGTACCCTTCTGCGGAGCAGCCCACCCCCCAAGCCCTTTATG CCACTGTTCACCAGTCCTACCCACACCATGCCACGCAGCTCCATGCCCACCAGCCGCAGCCGGCTACCACGCCTACTGGAAGCCAGCCGCAGTCCCAGCATGCGGCCCCCAGTCCTGTCCAG CATCAGGCGGGGCAGGCCCCACACTTGGGCAGTGGACAGCCACAGCAGAATCTGTACCACCCAGGGGCCCTGACAGGCACGCCGCCCTCTCTGCCACCGGGACCTTCTGCCCAGTCCCCTCAGAGCAGCTTCCCCCAGCCAGCCGCTGTGTATGCCATCCACCACCAGCAGCTGCCCCACGGCTtcaccaacatggcccatgttACCCAG GCCCATGTCCAAACTGGAATCACAGCAGCCCCGCCCCCTCACCCTGGGGCTCCCCACCCgccccaggtgatgctgctgcaCCCACCCCAGAGTCATGGGGGGCCCCCCCAAGGCGCGGTGCCCCAGAGTGGGGTGCCTGCACTCTCAGCTTCCACACCCTCACCCTACCCCTACATCGGACACCCCCAAGGTGAGCAGCCTGGCCAGGCGCCTGGATTTCCAGGAGGAGCCGATGACAGGATTC TATGTAGGGTGGGCAGAAGCCACAGTCGCCGCCGCCAGGGGCTTGCTCCTGGCTCTGTCCTTTGCTTCCCTCCGTCCTCGCTCAGTTGTGATCCAGCAGcccccctccccactgcctcccCAGCTCTCAGTGACCCCGACTGTCTCCTGACTTAG
- the ATXN2L gene encoding ataxin-2-like protein isoform X6, protein MLKPQPPQQPSQPQQPPPTQQAVARRPPGGTSPPNGGLPGPLATSAAPPGPPATASPCLGPVAAAGSGLRRGAEGILAPQPPPPQQHQERPGAAAIGSARGQSTGKGPPQSPVFEGVYNNSRMLHFLTAVVGSTCDVKVKNGTTYEGIFKTLSSKFELAVDAVHRKASEPAGGPRREDIVDTMVFKPSDVMLVHFRNVDFNYATKDKFTDSAIAMNSKVNGEHKEKVLQRWEGGDSNSDDYDLESDMSNGWDPNEMFKFNEENYGVKTTYDSSLSSYTVPLEKDNSEEFRQRELRAAQLAREIESSPQYRLRIAMENDDGRTEEEKHSAVQRQGSGRESPSLASREGKYIPLPQRVREGPRGGVRCSSSRGGRPGLSSLPPRGPHHLDNSSPGPGSEARGINGGPSRMSPKAQRPLRGAKTLSSPSNRPSGETSVPPPPAAPPFLPVGRMYPPRSPKSAAPAPISASCPEPPIGSAVPTSSASIPVTSSVSDPGVGSISPASPKISLAPTDVKELSTKEPGRTLEPQELARIAGKVPGLQNEQKRFQLEELRKFGAQFKLQPSSSPENSLDPFPPRILKEEPKGKEKEVDGLLTSEPMGSPVSSKTESVSDKEDKSPLAPAGGTEGPEQPQPPCPSQTGSPPVGLIKGEDKDEGPVAEQVKKSTLNPNAKEFNPTKPLLSVNKSTSTPTSPGPRTHSTPSIPVLTAGQSGLYSPQYISYIPQIHMGPAVQAPQMYPYPVSNSVPGQQGKYRGAKGSLPPQRSDQHQPASAPPMMQAAAAAGPPLVAATPYSSYIPYNPQQFPGQPAMMQPMAHYPSQPVFAPMLQSNPRMLTSGSHPQAIVSSSTPQYPSAEQPTPQALYATVHQSYPHHATQLHAHQPQPATTPTGSQPQSQHAAPSPVQHQAGQAPHLGSGQPQQNLYHPGALTGTPPSLPPGPSAQSPQSSFPQPAAVYAIHHQQLPHGFTNMAHVTQAHVQTGITAAPPPHPGAPHPPQVMLLHPPQSHGGPPQGAVPQSGVPALSASTPSPYPYIGHPQGEQPGQAPGFPGGADDRILQSHPSQQLPFHPPGN, encoded by the exons ATGTTGAAGCCTCAGCCGCCACAACAgccctcccagccccagcagccGCCCCCCACGCAACAGGCCGTGGCCCGCCGGCCCCCCGGGGGCACCAGCCCTCCCAACGGCGGCCTCCCGGGGCCTCTGGCCACCTCTGCGGCTCCTCCCGGGCCTCCAGCAACCGCCTCCCCCTGCCTGGGGCCTGTGGCTGCTGCCGGGAGCGGGCTCCGCCGGGGAGCCGAAGGCATCTTGgcgccgcagccgccgccgccgcagcagCACCAGGAGAGGCCGGGGGCCGCCGCCATCGGCAGCGCCAG ggGACAGAGCACAGGAAAGGGACCCCCACAGTCACCT GTGTTTGAAGGCGTCTACAACAATTCCAGAATGCTACATTTCCTTACAGCTGTTGTG GGCTCCACTTGTGATGTAAAGGTGAAAAATGGTACCACTTATGAGGGTATCTTCAAGACGCTAAGCTCAAAG TTTGAACTAGCCGTGGATGCTGTGCACCGGAAAGCATCTGAGCCAGCAGGTGGCCCTCGTCGGGAGGACATTGTGGACACCATGGTGTTTAAGCCAAGTGATGTCATGCTTGTTCACTTCCGAAATGTTGACTTCAACTACGCTACTAAAG ACAAGTTCACCGATTCAGCCATTGCCATGAACTCGAAAGTGAATGGGGAACACAAAGAGAAGGTGCTTCAGCGCTGGGAGGGGGGTGACAGCAACAGCGACGACTATGACCTCGAGTCCGACATG tccAATGGATGGGACCCCAATGAAATGTTCAAGTTCAATGAGGAGAACTACGGTGTGAAGACTACCTATGATAGCAGTCTTTCTTCTTATAC GGTGCCCTTAGAAAAGGACAACTCAGAAGAGTTTCGTCAGCGAGAGCTGCGTGCGGCCCAGTTGGCTCGAGAGATTGAATCAAGCCCCCAGTACCGCCTACGGATCGCCATGGAGAACGACGATGGGCGCACTGAAGAGGAGAAGCACAGTGCAGTCCAGCGGCAGGGCTCAGGGCGGGAGAGCCCCAGCTTGGCATCCAG GGAGGGGAAGTATATCCCTCTGCCTCAACGAGTCCGGGAAGGTCCTCGGGGAGGAGTTCGATGCAGCAGCTCTCGGGGTGGTCGGCCTGGCCTTAGCTCTTTACCACCTCGTGGCCCTCACCATCTGGACAACAGCAGCCCTGGCCCAGGTTCTGAGGCCCGTGGTATCAATGGAG gCCCTTCCCGCATGTCCCCAAAGGCACAGCGGCCTCTGAGAGGTGCCAAGACTCTGTCTTCGCCCAGTAATAGGCCTTCTGGAGAAACTTCTGTTCCACCTCCTCCTGCAG CTCCCCCTTTTCTTCCAGTGGGCCGGATGTATCCCCCGCGTTCTCCCAAGTCTGCTGCCCCTGCCCCAATCTCAGCTTCCTGTCCTGAGCCTCCCATCGGCTCGGCAGTGCCAACCTCTTCAGCCTCCATCCCTGTGACCTCATCAGTCTCAGATCCTGGAGTGGGCTCCATTTCCCCAGCTTCTCCAAAGATCTCCCTGGCCCCCACAGATG TAAAAGAACTCTCTACCAAGGAACCTGGGAGAACTCTGGAGCCCCAGGAGCTGGCTCGGATAGCTGGGAAAG TCCCTGGTCTTCAGAATGAACAGAAACGATTCCAACTGGAAGAACTGAGAAAGTTTGGGGCCCAGTTTAAG CTTCAGCCCAGTAGCTCCCCTGAGAACAGCCTGGATCCTTTTCCTCCCCGGATCTTAAAGGAGGAGcccaaaggaaaggagaaggaggttgATGGTCTATTGACTTCAGAGCCCATGGGGTCTCCTGTCTCCTCCAAGACAGAGTCCGTATCAGATAAGGAGGACAAATCACCCCTGGCACCAGCAGGAGGCACTGAGGGGCCAGAGCAGCCCCAACCACCTTGCCCAAGCCAAACTGGCAGCCCCCCGGTGGGCCTCATCAAGGGAGAAGACAAAGATGAGGGCCCTGTTGCTGA ACAAGTAAAGAAATCAACGTTGAACCCTAATGCTAAGGAGTTCAATCCTACAAAGCCTCTGCTGTCTGTG AATAAATCCACCAGTACCCCAACTTCTCCGGGGCCCCGGACTCATTCAACTCCCTCCATCCCGGTGCTGACAGCAGGCCAGAGTGGGCTATATAGCCCCCAGTACATCTCCTACATACCTCAGATCCACATGGGACCAGCTGTGCAG GCACCTCAGATGTATCCATATCCTGTATCCAATTCAGTGCCTGGGCAGCAGGGCAAGTACCGGGGAGCAAAAG gcTCCCTGCCCCCGCAGCGCTCGGACCAACACCAGCCAGCCTCAGCCCCGCCAATGATGCAGGCCGCTGCGGCTGCTGGCCCACCTCTGGTGGCTGCCACGCCCTATTCTTCCTACATCCCCTACAACCCTCAGCAGTTCCCAGGCCAGCCGGCCATGATGCAGCCCATGGCCCACTACCCCTCACAG CCGGTGTTTGCCCCCATGCTTCAGAGCAACCCACGCATGCTGACGTCGGGCAGCCATCCCCAGGCCATCGTGTCATCCTCTACCCCTCAGTACCCTTCTGCGGAGCAGCCCACCCCCCAAGCCCTTTATG CCACTGTTCACCAGTCCTACCCACACCATGCCACGCAGCTCCATGCCCACCAGCCGCAGCCGGCTACCACGCCTACTGGAAGCCAGCCGCAGTCCCAGCATGCGGCCCCCAGTCCTGTCCAG CATCAGGCGGGGCAGGCCCCACACTTGGGCAGTGGACAGCCACAGCAGAATCTGTACCACCCAGGGGCCCTGACAGGCACGCCGCCCTCTCTGCCACCGGGACCTTCTGCCCAGTCCCCTCAGAGCAGCTTCCCCCAGCCAGCCGCTGTGTATGCCATCCACCACCAGCAGCTGCCCCACGGCTtcaccaacatggcccatgttACCCAG GCCCATGTCCAAACTGGAATCACAGCAGCCCCGCCCCCTCACCCTGGGGCTCCCCACCCgccccaggtgatgctgctgcaCCCACCCCAGAGTCATGGGGGGCCCCCCCAAGGCGCGGTGCCCCAGAGTGGGGTGCCTGCACTCTCAGCTTCCACACCCTCACCCTACCCCTACATCGGACACCCCCAAGGTGAGCAGCCTGGCCAGGCGCCTGGATTTCCAGGAGGAGCCGATGACAGGATTC TTCAATCTCATCCCTCCCAGCAGCTCCCCTTCCACCCCCCGGGGAACTGA